In the Festucalex cinctus isolate MCC-2025b chromosome 10, RoL_Fcin_1.0, whole genome shotgun sequence genome, one interval contains:
- the ptprfa gene encoding protein tyrosine phosphatase receptor type Fa isoform X11: protein MGTGRICRPDGGAVPLLVLSLSLAWLTLPSRADGVPSFVKSPDDQTGISGGVASFVCQAVGEPKPRITWMKKGKKVSSQRFEVIEFDDGSGSVLRIQPLRTHRDEAVYECTAANSLGEINASAKLTVLEEEQIPHGFPSIDMGPQLKVVERTRTATMLCAASGNPDPEIFWLKDFLPVDIESSNGRIKQLRSGGTPIRGALQIENSEESDQGKYECVAINSAGTRYSAPANLYVRVRRVPPRFSIPPSHHEVMPGGSVNLTCVAVGAPMPYVKWMSGETELTREEEMPIGRNVLELANIRQSANYTCVAISSLGVIQTTAQITVKALPKPPTSLMVTETTATSVTLTWYSGTSEPVSYYVIQYRAKASDNGFQEVDGVATTRYSIGGLSPFSQYEFRVMAVNNVGRGPPGALVATLTSEQAPSSPPLRVQARMLSPTTVLVQWEPPEEANGQVRGYRVYYSADPHEPLGAWNKHNTDDSQLTTVAGLVPDATYALRVLAFTSVGDGPPSDVLLIKMQQGVPAQPSDLEAEAELDSRIMLSWLWPVEDPVVGYELRYWEANDPQEKHSVTFEPTGSYAVDDLKADTVYVFTLAARSETGLGVFTSPVEGRTARSTPSVPPQDVHLLSLSSTSIQVSWAPPPATPGGPYDTAAAVTGYSLAYCALDREDAQRHQVLGIGANERSFVLEGLEKWTEYSVRVRAVTDVGPGPESPPARVRTQEDVPGAPPRKVEVDAVNATAIRVSWKPPLTVKQNGHIRGYQIVYSRMERGEPHGQPLIVDVAHPDAQEAILTGLLPETTYSLTVAAYTTKGDGAHSKARLVTTTGAVPGKPTMMISTTIGNTALIQWQPPKEMVGEHMGYRLQYKRAEEGAFAVRDFHKTDDHFTVTGLHKGAAYIFKLCAKNRAGHGEEYVKEINTPEDTPASYPLNLSVVGLTATSTRLAWEPPPLAERNGKIVKYVVVYRDINSQNESSDATADTHASLNGLRPDTTYDIRVQAFTAKGGGPLSPSIQSRTMSTAMPVFTKNFGVKTVTKTSVLLTWDVPEIFESEVPLKILYNQQSVEVHGELKRKLITQLTPDTEYSFVLMSRGNSAGGLQQQVSIRTAPDLLLNKPSEYPQDVEEGGKVMLRLPRVPPGTPFRWFYVVVVPVISASLRWENPEDMDLQELLEGEDDARRKRRQLESDFLRPYVAAKLDSLPEVFTLGDGHVYHGFRNKALPGQQQYRFFVLAELTDRDSQRTLAASPFSDAIAVKLHSGMARHSEDPEMLWVMGPVLAVILIVIIVIAILLFKRKRTSLSSKDEHMAGVKDSLLAHSADPVEMRRLNYQAQGGSTLSCPTTPRMRQHPPIAACDLADHIDRLKANDGLRFSQEYESIDPGQQFTWEHSNMEINKPKNRYANVIAYDHTRVLLTPVDGVPGSDYINANYVDGYRKQNAYIATQGPLPDTLGDFWRLVWEQRTSTVVMMTRLEEKSRVKCDQYWPSRGTETYGMIQVTMLDTVELATYSVRTFALYKNGSSERREVRQFQFLAWPDHGVPEYPTPTLAFLRRVKACNPPDAGPMVVHCSAGVGRTGCFMVIDAMLERMKHEHSVDVYGHVTCMRAQRNYMVQTEDQYVFIHEALLEAAVCGNTEVAARNLYAHIHKLSHVPPGETVTAMELEFKKLANSKAHTSRFISANLPCNKFKNRLVNVMPFESSRVCLQPIRGVEGSDYINASFIDGYRLQRAYIASQGPLAETTEDFWRMLWEHNSTIVVMLTKLREMGREKCHQYWPAERSARYQYFVVDPMAEYNMPQYILREFKVTDARDGQSRTIRQFQFSDWPEQGVPKNGEGFIDFIGQVHKTKEQFGQDGPITVHCSAGVGRSGVFITLSIVLERMRYEGAVDIFHTVKTLRTQRPAIVQTEDQYQLCYRAALEYLGSFDHYAT from the exons ATGGGCACGGGCCGCATCTGTCGGCCCGACGGTGGCGCCGTTCCCCTCCTGGTGCTCTCGTTATCGCTGGCCTGGCTGACGCTGCCGTCTCGCGCAGACG GCGTGCCGAGCTTCGTCAAGTCGCCCGACGACCAGACGGGCATCTCGGGGGGCGTGGCCTCGTTCGTGTGCCAGGCGGTGGGCGAGCCCAAGCCGCGCATCACCTGGATGAAGAAGGGCAAGAAAGTCAGCTCGCAGCGATTTGAG GTGATCGAGTTCGATGACGGCTCGGGTTCGGTTTTGCGCATCCAGCCGCTGAGGACGCACCGCGACGAAGCCGTCTACGAGTGCACCGCCGCCAACAGCCTGGGGGAGATCAACGCCAGCGCCAAACTCACTGTCCTGGAAG AGGAGCAGATCCCTCACGGCTTCCCGAGCATTGACATGGGTCCTCAGCTGAAGGTGGTGGAGAGGACGCGCACGGCCACCATGTTGTGCGCCGCCAGTGGAAACCCAGACCCCGAGATCTTCTGGCTCAAGGACTTTCTGCCCGTGGACATCGAAAGCAGCAACGGACGCATCAAGCAGCTGCGCTCGG GTGGTACACCGATCAGAG GCGCTCTTCAAATTGAGAACAGCGAGGAGTCAGACCAGGGCAAGTACGAATGTGTGGCCATCAACTCCGCGGGGACCAGATACTCGGCTCCGGCGAACCTCTACGTACGAG TTCGTCGCGTGCCACCTCGTTTCTCCATCCCGCCGTCCCACCACGAGGTGATGCCCGGCGGCAGCGTGAACCTGACGTGCGTGGCGGTGGGCGCCCCCATGCCCTACGTCAAGTGGATGAGCGGCGAGACTGAGCTGACCCGCGAGGAGGAGATGCCCATCGGACGCAACGTTCTGGAACTGGCTAACATCCGCCAGTCGGCCAACTACACCTGCGTGGCCATCTCCTCGCTGGGCGTGATCCAGACCACGGCGCAGATCACCGTTAAAG CCCTGCCCAAGCCCCCCACCTCCCTGATGGTGACCGAGACCACCGCCACCAGCGTCACCCTAACGTGGTACTCGGGCACCTCGGAGCCCGTGTCCTATTACGTGATCCAGTACCGCGCTAAGGCATCGGACAACGGCTTCCAGGAGGTGGACGGCGTGGCCACCACCCGCTACAGCATCGGCGGTCTCAGCCCCTTCTCCCAATACGAATTCCGGGTGATGGCGGTCAACAACGTGGGCCGGGGACCTCCGGGGGCCCTGGTGGCCACGCTCACCAGCGAGCAGGCGCCTTCCTCGCCTCCTCTCCGCGTCCAGGCCCGGATGCTGAGTCCCACCACCGTGCTGGTCCAATGGGAGCCGCCCGAGGAGGCCAACGGGCAGGTTCGGGGATACCGGGTCTACTACAGCGCCGATCCCCATGAGCCGCTCGGCGCCTGGAATAAACATAACACGGATGACAGTCAGCTGACCACCGTGGCCGGACTCGTCCCAGACGCCACCTACGCGTTGAGGGTGCTCGCCTTCACGTCAGTGGGTGACGGACCCCCGTCTGACGTCCTGCTCATCAAGATGCAGCAAGGAG TTCCTGCTCAGCCTTCGGATTTGGAAGCCGAAGCCGAATTGGACTCTCGCATCATGCTGTCGTGGCTCTGGCCCGTGGAGGATCCGGTCGTCGGGTATGAGTTGCGCTACTGGGAGGCCAACGACCCCCAGGAGAAG CACAGCGTGACCTTTGAACCCACCGGATCCTACGCTGTGGACGATCTGAAAGCCGACACCGTCTACGTGTTCACCCTGGCCGCCAGGTCTGAGACGGGCTTAGGAGTTTTCACGAGTCCCGTCGAGGGCAGGACCGCCCGATCCA CCCCCTCGGTGCCCCCCCAGGACGTCCACTTGCTCAGCCTGAGCTCCACCAGCATCCAAGTGAGTTGGGCGCCACCGCCCGCCACTCCCGGCGGGCCCTACGACACTGCCGCCGCCGTCACCGGCTACTCCCTCGCTTACTGCGCGCTGGACAGGGAGGACGCGCAGCGCCACCAGGTGTTGGGCATCGGCGCCAACGAGCGCAGCTTCGTCCTGGAGGGTCTGGAAAAGTGGACGGAATATTCCGTGCGGGTGCGAGCGGTCACCGACGTCGGACCCGGACCGGAGAGTCCGCCGGCCCGCGTCAGGACGCAGGAGGACG TGCCTGGAGCACCGCCCAGAAAGGTGGAGGTGGACGCCGTCAACGCCACGGCGATACGGGTGAGCTGGAAGCCGCCGCTGACCGTCAAGCAGAATGGCCACATTCGAGGCTACCAGATCGTCTACTCCAGGATGGAGCGAGGCGAGCCGCACGGGCAGCCCCTCATCGTGGACGTTGCCCACCCTGACGCTCAG GAAGCCATTTTGACGGGCCTGCTGCCGGAGACGACCTACTCGCTGACGGTGGCGGCCTACACCACCAAGGGGGACGGCGCCCACAGCAAGGCCCGGCTTGTCACCACCACGGGGGCAG TTCCAGGCAAGCCCACCATGATGATCAGCACTACCATCGGCAACACGGCGCTGATCCAATGGCAGCCGCCCAAGGAGATGGTGGGCGAGCACATGGGCTACCGGCTGCAGTACAAGCGGGCCGAGGAGGGCGCCTTCGCCGTCAGGGACTTCCACAAGACCGACGACCACTTCACCGTCACCGGCCTCCACAAAGGCGCCGCCTACATCTTCAAACTGTGCGCCAAGAACCGAGCGGGCCACGGCGAAGAGTACGTGAAGGAGATCAACACCCCCGAGGACACGCCCGCCAGTTACCCTCTCAACCTGAGCGTGGTGGGCCTGACCGCCACCTCCACCCGGCTGGCCTGGGAGCCGCCCCCGTTGGCCGAGCGCAACGGGAAGATCGTCAAGTACGTGGTGGTTTACCGCGACATCAACAGCCAGAACGAGAGCTCCGACGCCACGGCGGACACGCACGCGAGCCTGAACGGCCTGCGGCCCGACACCACCTACGACATCCGCGTGCAGGCCTTCACCGCGAAGGGCGGCGGACCGCTCAGCCCCAGCATTCAGAGCAGGACCATGTCCACCGCAATGCCAG TATTCACCAAGAACTTTGGTGTGAAGACAGTGACAAAAACGTCTGTGCTGCTGACCTGGGATGTTCCTGAGATCTTCGAGTCCGAGGTGCCCCTCAAG ATCCTGTACAACCAGCAGAGCGTGGAGGTGCACGGCGAACTCAAGAGGAAGCTCATCACACAGCTCACACCCGACACCGAATACTCCTTTGTGCTAATGAGCCGCGGGAACAGCGCCGGCGGCCTCCAGCAGCAGGTCTCCATCCGGACCGCTCCTGACCTGCTCCTGAACAAACCTTCAGAGTATCCGCAGGACGTGGAGGAGGGCGGGAAAGTCATGCTGCGGCTGCCTCGGGTTCCGCCGGGGACCCCGTTCAG GTGGTTCTACGTTGTGGTGGTTCCGGTCATCTCAGCATCCCTGAGGTGGGAGAACCCTGAAGACATGGACCTCCAAGAG CTCCTGGAAGGCGAGGATGACGCCCGGAGGAAGCGGAGGCAACTTGAGAGCGACTTCCTGCGGCCGTACGTGGCGGCCAAGCTGGACTCGCTTCCCGAGGTTTTCACGCTGGGTGACGGTCACGTGTACCACGGCTTCCGCAACAAGGCGTTGCCAGGGCAACAGCAGTACCGATTCTTCGTGCTGGCTGAGCTGACGGACCGCGACTCT CAGAGGACGCTGGCGGCCAGCCCGTTCTCGGACGCCATCGCTGTGAAGCTCCACAGCGGGATGGCGCGCCACTCCGAGGACCCCGAGATGCTTTGGGTGATGGGACCCGTGCTGGCCGTCAtcctcatcgtcatcatcgtcatcgccaTTCTGCTCTTCAAGAG GAAGCGAACGTCTCTGTCATCCAAAGACGAGCATATGGCGGGCGTGAAGGACTCACTGCTGGCCCACTCGGCCGACCCCGTGGAGATGAGGAGGCTCAACTATCAGGCGCAAG gtggcagcaccCTCAGTTGTCCAACCACACCAA GAATGAGACAACATCCTCCCATCGCCGCCTGCGACCTGGCCGACCACATCGATCGACTCAAGGCCAACGACGGCCTGCGCTTCTCGCAGGAGTACGAG TCCATCGACCCCGGTCAGCAATTCACATGGGAACATTCCAACATGGAGATCAACAAGCCGAAGAACCGCTACGCCAACGTCATCGCTTACGACCACACCAGAGTCCTCCTCACGCCCGTGGACG GCGTCCCCGGCAGCGACTACATCAACGCCAACTACGTGGACGGCTACCGGAAGCAGAACGCTTACATCGCCACGCAGGGGCCGCTGCCCGACACCCTCGGAGACTTCTGGAGGCTCGTGTGGGAGCAGCGCACCTCAACTGTCGTCATGATGACGCGCCTGGAGGAGAAGTCGCGG GTGAAGTGCGACCAATACTGGCCCAGTCGTGGTACTGAAACCTACGGCATGATCCAGGTGACCATGTTGGACACTGTGGAGTTGGCCACCTACAGCGTACGCACCTTCGCACTCTACAAG AACGGTTCGAGTGAGAGGAGGGAAGTGCGGCAGTTCCAGTTCCTGGCCTGGCCCGACCACGGCGTGCCTGAGTATCCCACCCCCACGCTGGCCTTCCTGCGCAGGGTCAAAGCCTGTAACCCCCCGGACGCCGGACCCATGGTGGTCCACTGCAG CGCGGGGGTCGGCCGCACGGGCTGCTTCATGGtgatcgacgccatgctggagcGCATGAAGCACGAGCACTCGGTGGACGTGTACGGACACGTCACCTGCATGAGGGCCCAGAGGAACTACATGGTCCAGACCGAGGACCAGTACGTCTTCATCCACGAGGCCCTGCTGGAGGCCGCCGTGTGCGGAAACACCGAGGTGGCCGCCCGGAACCTCTACGCGCACATACACAAGCTCAGCCACGTGCCACCTGGGGAGACCGTCACCGCCATGGAGCTGGAGTTTAAG aAGTTGGCCAACTCCAAAGCGCACACCTCCCGTTTCATCAGCGCCAACCTGCCGTGCAACAAGTTCAAGAACCGGCTGGTGAACGTCATGCCTTTCGAGTCGAGCCGCGTGTGTCTGCAGCCCATCAGAGGCGTGGAGGGCTCCGACTACATCAACGCCAGCTTCATCGACGGATACAG GCTGCAGAGAGCCTACATCGCCAGCCAGGGCCCCTTGGCGGAGACCACGGAGGACTTCTGGAGGATGCTGTGGGAACACAACTCCACCATCGTTGTCATGCTCACCAAACTGCGCGAGATGGGACGG GAAAAATGCCATCAGTACTGGCCCGCTGAGCGCTCAGCCCGCTACCAGTACTTTGTAGTGGACCCCATGGCTGAGTACAACATGCCGCAGTACATCCTGAGGGAGTTCAAAGTGACAGACGCCAGG GACGGCCAGTCAAGGACTATCAGGCAGTTTCAGTTCAGCGACTGGCCCGAGCAGGGAGTTCCTAAAAACGGGGAAGGCTTCATCGACTTCATCGGACAAGTCCACAAAACTAAGGAGCAGTTCGGCCAAGACGGACCCATCACTGTGCACTGCAG CGCCGGCGTGGGCCGCAGCGGCGTGTTCATCACGCTCAGCATCGTCCTGGAGAGGATGAGGTACGAGGGCGCCGTCGACATCTTCCACACGGTCAAGACCCTCAGGACTCAGCGGCCCGCCATCGTGCAGACCGAG GACCAGTACCAGCTGTGCTACCGGGCCGCCCTGGAGTACCTGGGAAGTTTTGACCACTATGCAACATAA
- the ptprfa gene encoding protein tyrosine phosphatase receptor type Fa isoform X13, whose protein sequence is MGTGRICRPDGGAVPLLVLSLSLAWLTLPSRADGVPSFVKSPDDQTGISGGVASFVCQAVGEPKPRITWMKKGKKVSSQRFEVIEFDDGSGSVLRIQPLRTHRDEAVYECTAANSLGEINASAKLTVLEEEQIPHGFPSIDMGPQLKVVERTRTATMLCAASGNPDPEIFWLKDFLPVDIESSNGRIKQLRSGGTPIRGALQIENSEESDQGKYECVAINSAGTRYSAPANLYVRVRRVPPRFSIPPSHHEVMPGGSVNLTCVAVGAPMPYVKWMSGETELTREEEMPIGRNVLELANIRQSANYTCVAISSLGVIQTTAQITVKALPKPPTSLMVTETTATSVTLTWYSGTSEPVSYYVIQYRAKASDNGFQEVDGVATTRYSIGGLSPFSQYEFRVMAVNNVGRGPPGALVATLTSEQAPSSPPLRVQARMLSPTTVLVQWEPPEEANGQVRGYRVYYSADPHEPLGAWNKHNTDDSQLTTVAGLVPDATYALRVLAFTSVGDGPPSDVLLIKMQQGVPAQPSDLEAEAELDSRIMLSWLWPVEDPVVGYELRYWEANDPQEKHSVTFEPTGSYAVDDLKADTVYVFTLAARSETGLGVFTSPVEGRTARSMPGAPPRKVEVDAVNATAIRVSWKPPLTVKQNGHIRGYQIVYSRMERGEPHGQPLIVDVAHPDAQEAILTGLLPETTYSLTVAAYTTKGDGAHSKARLVTTTGAVPGKPTMMISTTIGNTALIQWQPPKEMVGEHMGYRLQYKRAEEGAFAVRDFHKTDDHFTVTGLHKGAAYIFKLCAKNRAGHGEEYVKEINTPEDTPASYPLNLSVVGLTATSTRLAWEPPPLAERNGKIVKYVVVYRDINSQNESSDATADTHASLNGLRPDTTYDIRVQAFTAKGGGPLSPSIQSRTMSTAMPVFTKNFGVKTVTKTSVLLTWDVPEIFESEVPLKILYNQQSVEVHGELKRKLITQLTPDTEYSFVLMSRGNSAGGLQQQVSIRTAPDLLLNKPSEYPQDVEEGGKVMLRLPRVPPGTPFRWFYVVVVPVISASLRWENPEDMDLQELLEGEDDARRKRRQLESDFLRPYVAAKLDSLPEVFTLGDGHVYHGFRNKALPGQQQYRFFVLAELTDRDSQRTLAASPFSDAIAVKLHSGMARHSEDPEMLWVMGPVLAVILIVIIVIAILLFKRKRTSLSSKDEHMAGVKDSLLAHSADPVEMRRLNYQAQGGSTLSCPTTPRMRQHPPIAACDLADHIDRLKANDGLRFSQEYESIDPGQQFTWEHSNMEINKPKNRYANVIAYDHTRVLLTPVDGVPGSDYINANYVDGYRKQNAYIATQGPLPDTLGDFWRLVWEQRTSTVVMMTRLEEKSRVKCDQYWPSRGTETYGMIQVTMLDTVELATYSVRTFALYKNGSSERREVRQFQFLAWPDHGVPEYPTPTLAFLRRVKACNPPDAGPMVVHCSAGVGRTGCFMVIDAMLERMKHEHSVDVYGHVTCMRAQRNYMVQTEDQYVFIHEALLEAAVCGNTEVAARNLYAHIHKLSHVPPGETVTAMELEFKKLANSKAHTSRFISANLPCNKFKNRLVNVMPFESSRVCLQPIRGVEGSDYINASFIDGYRLQRAYIASQGPLAETTEDFWRMLWEHNSTIVVMLTKLREMGREKCHQYWPAERSARYQYFVVDPMAEYNMPQYILREFKVTDARDGQSRTIRQFQFSDWPEQGVPKNGEGFIDFIGQVHKTKEQFGQDGPITVHCSAGVGRSGVFITLSIVLERMRYEGAVDIFHTVKTLRTQRPAIVQTEDQYQLCYRAALEYLGSFDHYAT, encoded by the exons ATGGGCACGGGCCGCATCTGTCGGCCCGACGGTGGCGCCGTTCCCCTCCTGGTGCTCTCGTTATCGCTGGCCTGGCTGACGCTGCCGTCTCGCGCAGACG GCGTGCCGAGCTTCGTCAAGTCGCCCGACGACCAGACGGGCATCTCGGGGGGCGTGGCCTCGTTCGTGTGCCAGGCGGTGGGCGAGCCCAAGCCGCGCATCACCTGGATGAAGAAGGGCAAGAAAGTCAGCTCGCAGCGATTTGAG GTGATCGAGTTCGATGACGGCTCGGGTTCGGTTTTGCGCATCCAGCCGCTGAGGACGCACCGCGACGAAGCCGTCTACGAGTGCACCGCCGCCAACAGCCTGGGGGAGATCAACGCCAGCGCCAAACTCACTGTCCTGGAAG AGGAGCAGATCCCTCACGGCTTCCCGAGCATTGACATGGGTCCTCAGCTGAAGGTGGTGGAGAGGACGCGCACGGCCACCATGTTGTGCGCCGCCAGTGGAAACCCAGACCCCGAGATCTTCTGGCTCAAGGACTTTCTGCCCGTGGACATCGAAAGCAGCAACGGACGCATCAAGCAGCTGCGCTCGG GTGGTACACCGATCAGAG GCGCTCTTCAAATTGAGAACAGCGAGGAGTCAGACCAGGGCAAGTACGAATGTGTGGCCATCAACTCCGCGGGGACCAGATACTCGGCTCCGGCGAACCTCTACGTACGAG TTCGTCGCGTGCCACCTCGTTTCTCCATCCCGCCGTCCCACCACGAGGTGATGCCCGGCGGCAGCGTGAACCTGACGTGCGTGGCGGTGGGCGCCCCCATGCCCTACGTCAAGTGGATGAGCGGCGAGACTGAGCTGACCCGCGAGGAGGAGATGCCCATCGGACGCAACGTTCTGGAACTGGCTAACATCCGCCAGTCGGCCAACTACACCTGCGTGGCCATCTCCTCGCTGGGCGTGATCCAGACCACGGCGCAGATCACCGTTAAAG CCCTGCCCAAGCCCCCCACCTCCCTGATGGTGACCGAGACCACCGCCACCAGCGTCACCCTAACGTGGTACTCGGGCACCTCGGAGCCCGTGTCCTATTACGTGATCCAGTACCGCGCTAAGGCATCGGACAACGGCTTCCAGGAGGTGGACGGCGTGGCCACCACCCGCTACAGCATCGGCGGTCTCAGCCCCTTCTCCCAATACGAATTCCGGGTGATGGCGGTCAACAACGTGGGCCGGGGACCTCCGGGGGCCCTGGTGGCCACGCTCACCAGCGAGCAGGCGCCTTCCTCGCCTCCTCTCCGCGTCCAGGCCCGGATGCTGAGTCCCACCACCGTGCTGGTCCAATGGGAGCCGCCCGAGGAGGCCAACGGGCAGGTTCGGGGATACCGGGTCTACTACAGCGCCGATCCCCATGAGCCGCTCGGCGCCTGGAATAAACATAACACGGATGACAGTCAGCTGACCACCGTGGCCGGACTCGTCCCAGACGCCACCTACGCGTTGAGGGTGCTCGCCTTCACGTCAGTGGGTGACGGACCCCCGTCTGACGTCCTGCTCATCAAGATGCAGCAAGGAG TTCCTGCTCAGCCTTCGGATTTGGAAGCCGAAGCCGAATTGGACTCTCGCATCATGCTGTCGTGGCTCTGGCCCGTGGAGGATCCGGTCGTCGGGTATGAGTTGCGCTACTGGGAGGCCAACGACCCCCAGGAGAAG CACAGCGTGACCTTTGAACCCACCGGATCCTACGCTGTGGACGATCTGAAAGCCGACACCGTCTACGTGTTCACCCTGGCCGCCAGGTCTGAGACGGGCTTAGGAGTTTTCACGAGTCCCGTCGAGGGCAGGACCGCCCGATCCA TGCCTGGAGCACCGCCCAGAAAGGTGGAGGTGGACGCCGTCAACGCCACGGCGATACGGGTGAGCTGGAAGCCGCCGCTGACCGTCAAGCAGAATGGCCACATTCGAGGCTACCAGATCGTCTACTCCAGGATGGAGCGAGGCGAGCCGCACGGGCAGCCCCTCATCGTGGACGTTGCCCACCCTGACGCTCAG GAAGCCATTTTGACGGGCCTGCTGCCGGAGACGACCTACTCGCTGACGGTGGCGGCCTACACCACCAAGGGGGACGGCGCCCACAGCAAGGCCCGGCTTGTCACCACCACGGGGGCAG TTCCAGGCAAGCCCACCATGATGATCAGCACTACCATCGGCAACACGGCGCTGATCCAATGGCAGCCGCCCAAGGAGATGGTGGGCGAGCACATGGGCTACCGGCTGCAGTACAAGCGGGCCGAGGAGGGCGCCTTCGCCGTCAGGGACTTCCACAAGACCGACGACCACTTCACCGTCACCGGCCTCCACAAAGGCGCCGCCTACATCTTCAAACTGTGCGCCAAGAACCGAGCGGGCCACGGCGAAGAGTACGTGAAGGAGATCAACACCCCCGAGGACACGCCCGCCAGTTACCCTCTCAACCTGAGCGTGGTGGGCCTGACCGCCACCTCCACCCGGCTGGCCTGGGAGCCGCCCCCGTTGGCCGAGCGCAACGGGAAGATCGTCAAGTACGTGGTGGTTTACCGCGACATCAACAGCCAGAACGAGAGCTCCGACGCCACGGCGGACACGCACGCGAGCCTGAACGGCCTGCGGCCCGACACCACCTACGACATCCGCGTGCAGGCCTTCACCGCGAAGGGCGGCGGACCGCTCAGCCCCAGCATTCAGAGCAGGACCATGTCCACCGCAATGCCAG TATTCACCAAGAACTTTGGTGTGAAGACAGTGACAAAAACGTCTGTGCTGCTGACCTGGGATGTTCCTGAGATCTTCGAGTCCGAGGTGCCCCTCAAG ATCCTGTACAACCAGCAGAGCGTGGAGGTGCACGGCGAACTCAAGAGGAAGCTCATCACACAGCTCACACCCGACACCGAATACTCCTTTGTGCTAATGAGCCGCGGGAACAGCGCCGGCGGCCTCCAGCAGCAGGTCTCCATCCGGACCGCTCCTGACCTGCTCCTGAACAAACCTTCAGAGTATCCGCAGGACGTGGAGGAGGGCGGGAAAGTCATGCTGCGGCTGCCTCGGGTTCCGCCGGGGACCCCGTTCAG GTGGTTCTACGTTGTGGTGGTTCCGGTCATCTCAGCATCCCTGAGGTGGGAGAACCCTGAAGACATGGACCTCCAAGAG CTCCTGGAAGGCGAGGATGACGCCCGGAGGAAGCGGAGGCAACTTGAGAGCGACTTCCTGCGGCCGTACGTGGCGGCCAAGCTGGACTCGCTTCCCGAGGTTTTCACGCTGGGTGACGGTCACGTGTACCACGGCTTCCGCAACAAGGCGTTGCCAGGGCAACAGCAGTACCGATTCTTCGTGCTGGCTGAGCTGACGGACCGCGACTCT CAGAGGACGCTGGCGGCCAGCCCGTTCTCGGACGCCATCGCTGTGAAGCTCCACAGCGGGATGGCGCGCCACTCCGAGGACCCCGAGATGCTTTGGGTGATGGGACCCGTGCTGGCCGTCAtcctcatcgtcatcatcgtcatcgccaTTCTGCTCTTCAAGAG GAAGCGAACGTCTCTGTCATCCAAAGACGAGCATATGGCGGGCGTGAAGGACTCACTGCTGGCCCACTCGGCCGACCCCGTGGAGATGAGGAGGCTCAACTATCAGGCGCAAG gtggcagcaccCTCAGTTGTCCAACCACACCAA GAATGAGACAACATCCTCCCATCGCCGCCTGCGACCTGGCCGACCACATCGATCGACTCAAGGCCAACGACGGCCTGCGCTTCTCGCAGGAGTACGAG TCCATCGACCCCGGTCAGCAATTCACATGGGAACATTCCAACATGGAGATCAACAAGCCGAAGAACCGCTACGCCAACGTCATCGCTTACGACCACACCAGAGTCCTCCTCACGCCCGTGGACG GCGTCCCCGGCAGCGACTACATCAACGCCAACTACGTGGACGGCTACCGGAAGCAGAACGCTTACATCGCCACGCAGGGGCCGCTGCCCGACACCCTCGGAGACTTCTGGAGGCTCGTGTGGGAGCAGCGCACCTCAACTGTCGTCATGATGACGCGCCTGGAGGAGAAGTCGCGG GTGAAGTGCGACCAATACTGGCCCAGTCGTGGTACTGAAACCTACGGCATGATCCAGGTGACCATGTTGGACACTGTGGAGTTGGCCACCTACAGCGTACGCACCTTCGCACTCTACAAG AACGGTTCGAGTGAGAGGAGGGAAGTGCGGCAGTTCCAGTTCCTGGCCTGGCCCGACCACGGCGTGCCTGAGTATCCCACCCCCACGCTGGCCTTCCTGCGCAGGGTCAAAGCCTGTAACCCCCCGGACGCCGGACCCATGGTGGTCCACTGCAG CGCGGGGGTCGGCCGCACGGGCTGCTTCATGGtgatcgacgccatgctggagcGCATGAAGCACGAGCACTCGGTGGACGTGTACGGACACGTCACCTGCATGAGGGCCCAGAGGAACTACATGGTCCAGACCGAGGACCAGTACGTCTTCATCCACGAGGCCCTGCTGGAGGCCGCCGTGTGCGGAAACACCGAGGTGGCCGCCCGGAACCTCTACGCGCACATACACAAGCTCAGCCACGTGCCACCTGGGGAGACCGTCACCGCCATGGAGCTGGAGTTTAAG aAGTTGGCCAACTCCAAAGCGCACACCTCCCGTTTCATCAGCGCCAACCTGCCGTGCAACAAGTTCAAGAACCGGCTGGTGAACGTCATGCCTTTCGAGTCGAGCCGCGTGTGTCTGCAGCCCATCAGAGGCGTGGAGGGCTCCGACTACATCAACGCCAGCTTCATCGACGGATACAG GCTGCAGAGAGCCTACATCGCCAGCCAGGGCCCCTTGGCGGAGACCACGGAGGACTTCTGGAGGATGCTGTGGGAACACAACTCCACCATCGTTGTCATGCTCACCAAACTGCGCGAGATGGGACGG GAAAAATGCCATCAGTACTGGCCCGCTGAGCGCTCAGCCCGCTACCAGTACTTTGTAGTGGACCCCATGGCTGAGTACAACATGCCGCAGTACATCCTGAGGGAGTTCAAAGTGACAGACGCCAGG GACGGCCAGTCAAGGACTATCAGGCAGTTTCAGTTCAGCGACTGGCCCGAGCAGGGAGTTCCTAAAAACGGGGAAGGCTTCATCGACTTCATCGGACAAGTCCACAAAACTAAGGAGCAGTTCGGCCAAGACGGACCCATCACTGTGCACTGCAG CGCCGGCGTGGGCCGCAGCGGCGTGTTCATCACGCTCAGCATCGTCCTGGAGAGGATGAGGTACGAGGGCGCCGTCGACATCTTCCACACGGTCAAGACCCTCAGGACTCAGCGGCCCGCCATCGTGCAGACCGAG GACCAGTACCAGCTGTGCTACCGGGCCGCCCTGGAGTACCTGGGAAGTTTTGACCACTATGCAACATAA